One Hordeum vulgare subsp. vulgare chromosome 4H, MorexV3_pseudomolecules_assembly, whole genome shotgun sequence DNA window includes the following coding sequences:
- the LOC123448435 gene encoding inositol-phosphate phosphatase isoform X3 has product MAEEQFLAVAVDAAKSAGEIIRKSFYLTKNVEHKGQVDLVTETDKACEDLIFNHLRMLYPDHKFIGEETSAALGSTDDLTYDPTWIVDPLDGTTNFVHGFPFVCVSIGLTIGKIPTVGVVYNPIMNEVGTKRDKSTLDDTTNRINKLLFKIRSIRMCGSLALNMCGVACGRLDLCYEIGFGGPWDVAAGALILKEAGGFVFDPSGDEFDLMAQRMAGSNGHLKDQFIEALGDAS; this is encoded by the exons ATGGCGGAGGAGCAGTTCCTGGCCGTAGCGGTGGACGCCGCCAAGAGCGCCGGCGAG ATCATCCGCAAGAGCTTTTACCTAACCAAGAATGTGGAGCACAAGGGCCAG GTGGATTTGGTGACGGAGACGGACAAGGCCTGCGAGGATCTCATCTTCAACCACCTCCGGATGCTCTACCCGGACCACAAGTTCATCGGCGAGGAGACGTCTGCAGCCCTTGGCTCCACCGATGACCTCACCTATGACCCTACCTGGATAGTCGACCCCCTCGATGGCACCACCAATTTCGTTCATGG cTTTCCTTTTGTGTGCGTCTCGATTGGCCTCACCATTGGGAAGATTCCCACTGTTGGAGTTGTGTACAACCCCATCATGAATGAG GTAGGGACCAAAAGAGACAAGTCCACTTTGGATGATACAACCAACAGAATTAATAAGTTACTATTCAAG ATTAGATCTATACGTATGTGTGGCTCTTTGGCTCTAAACATGTGTGGAGTTGCTTGTGGTAGGCTAGATTTGTGTTATGAGATCGGTTTTGGTGGCCCCTG GGATGTGGCTGCTGGAGCTTTGATTCTAAAGGAAGCAGGGGGTTTTGTTTTTGATCC GAGCGGTGATGAGTTTGATCTGATGGCGCAAAGAATGGCCGGATCAAATGGCCACCTCAAGGATCAGTTCATCGAAGCATTGGGAGATGCAAGCTGA
- the LOC123448435 gene encoding inositol monophosphatase 3 isoform X1, with the protein MAEEQFLAVAVDAAKSAGEIIRKSFYLTKNVEHKGQVDLVTETDKACEDLIFNHLRMLYPDHKFIGEETSAALGSTDDLTYDPTWIVDPLDGTTNFVHGFPFVCVSIGLTIGKIPTVGVVYNPIMNELFTAVRGKGAFLNGSPIRTSPQNELVKALMVTEVGTKRDKSTLDDTTNRINKLLFKIRSIRMCGSLALNMCGVACGRLDLCYEIGFGGPWDVAAGALILKEAGGFVFDPSGDEFDLMAQRMAGSNGHLKDQFIEALGDAS; encoded by the exons ATGGCGGAGGAGCAGTTCCTGGCCGTAGCGGTGGACGCCGCCAAGAGCGCCGGCGAG ATCATCCGCAAGAGCTTTTACCTAACCAAGAATGTGGAGCACAAGGGCCAG GTGGATTTGGTGACGGAGACGGACAAGGCCTGCGAGGATCTCATCTTCAACCACCTCCGGATGCTCTACCCGGACCACAAGTTCATCGGCGAGGAGACGTCTGCAGCCCTTGGCTCCACCGATGACCTCACCTATGACCCTACCTGGATAGTCGACCCCCTCGATGGCACCACCAATTTCGTTCATGG cTTTCCTTTTGTGTGCGTCTCGATTGGCCTCACCATTGGGAAGATTCCCACTGTTGGAGTTGTGTACAACCCCATCATGAATGAG CTTTTCACAGCTGTTCGTGGAAAAGGTGCTTTCCTTAATGGTTCTCCAATTAGAA CATCGCCTCAAAATGAGTTGGTGAAGGCTCTTATGGTGACAGAG GTAGGGACCAAAAGAGACAAGTCCACTTTGGATGATACAACCAACAGAATTAATAAGTTACTATTCAAG ATTAGATCTATACGTATGTGTGGCTCTTTGGCTCTAAACATGTGTGGAGTTGCTTGTGGTAGGCTAGATTTGTGTTATGAGATCGGTTTTGGTGGCCCCTG GGATGTGGCTGCTGGAGCTTTGATTCTAAAGGAAGCAGGGGGTTTTGTTTTTGATCC GAGCGGTGATGAGTTTGATCTGATGGCGCAAAGAATGGCCGGATCAAATGGCCACCTCAAGGATCAGTTCATCGAAGCATTGGGAGATGCAAGCTGA
- the LOC123448435 gene encoding inositol monophosphatase 3 isoform X2 produces the protein MAEEQFLAVAVDAAKSAGEIIRKSFYLTKNVEHKGQVDLVTETDKACEDLIFNHLRMLYPDHKFIGEETSAALGSTDDLTYDPTWIVDPLDGTTNFVHGFPFVCVSIGLTIGKIPTVGVVYNPIMNELFTAVRGKGAFLNGSPIRTSPQNELVKALMVTEIRSIRMCGSLALNMCGVACGRLDLCYEIGFGGPWDVAAGALILKEAGGFVFDPSGDEFDLMAQRMAGSNGHLKDQFIEALGDAS, from the exons ATGGCGGAGGAGCAGTTCCTGGCCGTAGCGGTGGACGCCGCCAAGAGCGCCGGCGAG ATCATCCGCAAGAGCTTTTACCTAACCAAGAATGTGGAGCACAAGGGCCAG GTGGATTTGGTGACGGAGACGGACAAGGCCTGCGAGGATCTCATCTTCAACCACCTCCGGATGCTCTACCCGGACCACAAGTTCATCGGCGAGGAGACGTCTGCAGCCCTTGGCTCCACCGATGACCTCACCTATGACCCTACCTGGATAGTCGACCCCCTCGATGGCACCACCAATTTCGTTCATGG cTTTCCTTTTGTGTGCGTCTCGATTGGCCTCACCATTGGGAAGATTCCCACTGTTGGAGTTGTGTACAACCCCATCATGAATGAG CTTTTCACAGCTGTTCGTGGAAAAGGTGCTTTCCTTAATGGTTCTCCAATTAGAA CATCGCCTCAAAATGAGTTGGTGAAGGCTCTTATGGTGACAGAG ATTAGATCTATACGTATGTGTGGCTCTTTGGCTCTAAACATGTGTGGAGTTGCTTGTGGTAGGCTAGATTTGTGTTATGAGATCGGTTTTGGTGGCCCCTG GGATGTGGCTGCTGGAGCTTTGATTCTAAAGGAAGCAGGGGGTTTTGTTTTTGATCC GAGCGGTGATGAGTTTGATCTGATGGCGCAAAGAATGGCCGGATCAAATGGCCACCTCAAGGATCAGTTCATCGAAGCATTGGGAGATGCAAGCTGA